Proteins co-encoded in one candidate division WOR-3 bacterium genomic window:
- a CDS encoding DUF4070 domain-containing protein, translating into MKILLVYPKNPDTFWSFKHALRFIFKKATNPPLGLLTVASLLPKNWEKRLIDMNVSKLKDRDIQWADYVFISAISIQKKSADEVISRCRTKKTKVVAGGPLFTSRPDDYKHVDHLVLNEAEITLPRFLKDLRKGIPRHRYTSRTWSDIKKTPLPSWRLIKMKKYASMNIQYSRGCPFDCDFCDIPLLCGHKPRTKSANQIIRELDGLYDCGWRGAVFFVDDNFIGNKALLKKDVLPAIAGWMKAKKYPFTFITQASVDLADDEELINLMVRAGFDTVFLGIETPEEESLSECSKVQNRNRDMVACVKKIQQAGLQVQGGFIVGFDSDPQTIFERQINFIQRSGIVTAMVGLLNAVRGTKLYQRLKKENRLLNEMSGDNTDCSLNFIPRMHRNILIQGYKKILQTIYSPDYFYARAKRFLKEYKPGRKKGFRLNLNELRAFVLSVLWLGVKEKERFHYWRLFLWSVCNRPRLTPLAVTFAIYGFHFRKIFERMA; encoded by the coding sequence ATGAAGATACTTTTGGTCTACCCGAAAAATCCAGATACATTCTGGTCTTTTAAACACGCTTTGAGATTTATCTTTAAAAAGGCGACAAATCCACCGCTCGGCTTGCTGACCGTCGCATCACTGCTTCCGAAAAACTGGGAAAAACGGCTTATCGATATGAATGTCAGTAAATTGAAGGACCGCGACATCCAGTGGGCTGACTATGTTTTTATCAGCGCCATCTCAATCCAGAAAAAATCAGCGGACGAAGTGATCTCACGTTGTAGAACAAAGAAAACAAAGGTTGTCGCCGGCGGTCCACTCTTTACGAGCCGCCCCGATGATTACAAACACGTCGATCATCTGGTACTGAATGAAGCGGAAATAACACTGCCGAGATTTTTAAAAGACCTGCGTAAAGGAATCCCCCGACACAGGTATACCTCACGCACCTGGTCAGACATCAAAAAAACACCGCTTCCTTCCTGGCGGCTGATCAAGATGAAAAAATACGCCTCGATGAACATCCAGTATTCACGGGGTTGCCCGTTTGATTGCGACTTCTGTGATATTCCATTGCTGTGCGGACATAAACCGCGCACAAAAAGCGCAAACCAGATCATCCGTGAACTTGACGGTCTCTATGACTGCGGCTGGCGCGGAGCGGTCTTTTTTGTCGATGACAACTTCATCGGGAATAAAGCCCTTTTGAAGAAAGATGTGTTGCCGGCGATCGCCGGGTGGATGAAGGCGAAGAAATATCCCTTCACGTTCATCACCCAGGCCTCGGTCGATCTCGCAGATGATGAAGAACTCATCAATCTGATGGTCAGGGCGGGCTTTGATACGGTCTTCCTGGGTATTGAAACTCCGGAAGAAGAAAGCCTTTCAGAATGCAGTAAAGTCCAGAACAGAAACCGCGATATGGTCGCCTGCGTCAAAAAGATTCAACAAGCCGGGCTTCAGGTGCAGGGAGGTTTTATCGTCGGATTCGACAGTGATCCCCAGACAATATTCGAAAGACAGATCAACTTCATCCAGCGCAGCGGAATAGTGACCGCAATGGTCGGTTTACTCAACGCCGTACGCGGTACAAAACTGTATCAGCGTTTGAAAAAGGAGAACCGATTATTAAACGAAATGTCCGGCGATAACACCGACTGTTCCCTCAACTTTATTCCCAGAATGCACCGCAACATATTGATTCAGGGATACAAAAAAATTCTACAGACGATATACTCACCTGATTACTTTTACGCCCGTGCCAAGAGGTTCTTGAAAGAATACAAACCAGGCCGTAAGAAAGGATTCCGGCTGAATTTAAATGAACTGCGGGCTTTTGTCCTTTCCGTCCTCTGGTTAGGGGTAAAAGAAAAAGAACGATTCCATTACTGGCGGCTCTTTTTATGGAGCGTCTGCAACCGCCCCCGGCTCACCCCCCTTGCTGTAACCTTTGCAATCTACGGTTTCCATTTCAGAAAGATCTTTGAGCGGATGGCTTGA
- a CDS encoding KamA family radical SAM protein, with the protein MTWKEELRHNISTIKQLKRYISLTPKQERQFKKIIEKHPMSITRYYMSLIDKNDPNDPIRKMVFPSVKELDLSGSYDPSGEIEVTRIQGLQHKYEPTALILSTNRCTAYCRYCFRKRLVGIPNEEIIKKFNQAVNYIKKHKEITNVLISGGDPFTLPSKVIKNFLKKLSGISHLYFIRFGTKIPVIFPDRIIEDKELLSILKKYSRPDRRIYISTQFNHPRELTRKAIRAVNKLIRRSIIINNQTVLLKGVNDDPDVLAELLNKLSGIGVIPYYIFQCRPVKRVKHNFQVPLARGYRIIERAKRRLNGHSKRFRYVMSHRTGKIEIVGISNNHIYFKYHEARNSRNYGRFFKKRLNEHAGWLDDF; encoded by the coding sequence ATGACGTGGAAAGAAGAACTGAGACATAACATCAGCACGATCAAACAGCTGAAAAGATATATTAGTTTAACCCCCAAACAAGAAAGGCAGTTTAAAAAAATTATTGAAAAACACCCGATGAGTATTACGCGTTATTATATGTCATTGATTGATAAAAACGATCCCAATGATCCCATAAGAAAAATGGTTTTTCCTTCAGTCAAAGAACTGGACCTGTCGGGTTCTTATGACCCGAGCGGAGAGATCGAGGTCACCAGGATACAGGGTTTGCAGCATAAGTATGAACCGACCGCGCTTATTCTGTCCACCAACAGATGCACGGCATATTGTCGTTATTGTTTCAGGAAGAGGCTGGTCGGTATTCCCAATGAGGAGATCATCAAAAAATTCAATCAGGCGGTCAACTACATCAAAAAGCATAAAGAGATAACAAACGTGCTTATCAGTGGAGGCGACCCTTTTACATTGCCTTCAAAGGTTATTAAAAACTTTTTAAAAAAACTGTCGGGTATTTCACACCTTTACTTTATCCGATTCGGTACCAAGATACCCGTGATTTTCCCGGATCGGATTATTGAAGATAAAGAACTTTTATCAATACTTAAAAAGTATTCACGGCCGGACAGAAGAATATATATCAGCACCCAGTTCAATCATCCACGTGAACTGACCAGAAAAGCGATACGGGCTGTAAATAAACTAATCCGCCGAAGTATAATAATCAACAACCAAACCGTCTTATTGAAAGGTGTGAATGACGATCCTGACGTCCTGGCTGAATTGCTGAACAAACTCTCCGGCATCGGTGTTATTCCTTATTATATTTTCCAGTGCCGGCCGGTTAAACGGGTCAAACATAACTTTCAGGTTCCTCTTGCGCGGGGTTATCGGATTATTGAGAGGGCAAAGAGAAGACTCAACGGCCACAGTAAGAGATTCCGATATGTTATGTCGCACCGCACAGGAAAGATCGAGATTGTCGGGATTTCAAACAATCACATCTACTTCAAATACCATGAAGCGAGAAATTCCCGAAATTACGGAAGGTTTTTCAAGAAGAGGTTGAACGAACACGCCGGATGGCTCGATGACTTTTGA
- a CDS encoding V-type ATP synthase subunit D — protein MKLDIPPTRMQLLRLKRRGVIARRGHKLLKDKQDELMRRILEMVNKIRESRLKIEEELRRAFGYFYFASSKQAPKATDEALLSTTKLIDIEYTTERILNLKIPKFSKKISGGLIGYGFMTTSGDLDLALLKVDRLISRLLELAELEKALELLADEIEKTRRRVNALEYILIPSIDETIKFINLKLSEMERGDLTRLMRVKEIVRGK, from the coding sequence ATGAAACTTGATATTCCACCGACCAGGATGCAGCTTCTACGTCTGAAGAGGCGTGGTGTCATTGCACGCCGCGGCCACAAACTGCTTAAAGACAAACAAGACGAACTGATGCGCAGAATTCTCGAGATGGTCAACAAAATCCGGGAGTCGCGATTGAAGATCGAGGAAGAACTAAGACGGGCTTTCGGCTATTTCTATTTCGCATCGAGTAAACAGGCGCCGAAGGCGACCGACGAAGCGCTTCTTTCCACGACCAAATTGATTGATATCGAATATACCACAGAACGCATTTTAAATCTGAAGATACCTAAATTCAGCAAAAAGATATCCGGCGGGTTGATTGGATATGGTTTTATGACGACATCCGGCGACCTCGACCTTGCTCTTCTGAAGGTCGACCGTCTTATATCAAGATTACTTGAGCTCGCCGAACTTGAAAAAGCACTGGAACTTCTCGCCGATGAAATTGAAAAAACCCGCAGAAGGGTGAACGCCCTCGAATACATCCTCATACCGTCGATCGACGAAACCATTAAGTTTATAAACTTGAAACTGTCTGAAATGGAAAGGGGTGACCTTACCCGCCTGATGCGGGTTAAAGAAATCGTGAGGGGAAAATAG
- a CDS encoding V-type ATP synthase subunit A, producing MRKGEITKVSGPLVVAKGMKGSKMYDVVRVSEERLVGEIIGLSGDMASIQVYEETSGIGPGEPVYITDQPLFVELGPGLIESIYDGIQRPLDIIREQTGDNISRGVEIPALERDKKWHFKPSLRKGDKVIPGDIIGEVQETVLVNHKIMVPHNVEGTIHNIKEGEFLVTDTICEVKTDKEIVPLTMFQIWPVRKPRPYRERLAPSIIMSTGQRVIDMFFPIAKGGTACCPGPFGTGKTVIQHQLAKWAEAEIIVYIGCGERGNEMTDVLMEFPELKDPRSGESLMKRTVLIANTSNMPVAAREASVYTGITIAEYFRDMGYSVAVMADSTSRWAEAMREISGRLEEMPGEEGYPAYLSAKVSSFYERAGRVKAIGKPEREGALSVIGAVSPPGGDLSDPVVQATLRVVKVFWSLEDRLAYQRHFPAISWLNSYSLYIDEIAESVNKEVAKDFIDLSKEAMRLLEQEAELQEIVRLIGVDALSPEDRLILEGARSIREDFLHQNAFHEIDTYASLKKQYKMLSTCLLNYNKAREALKRGVSFNDIIKMEVRNKIARMRYLPESELGKIDELQNEVTEAFSRLIKGEKFSEENKEPEKVKNRGAKK from the coding sequence ATGAGGAAAGGTGAAATTACAAAAGTTTCAGGGCCGCTTGTCGTGGCAAAAGGGATGAAAGGCAGTAAGATGTACGATGTGGTGCGGGTCAGTGAAGAACGGCTCGTAGGTGAGATCATCGGTTTATCCGGTGACATGGCGTCGATCCAGGTCTATGAAGAGACCTCGGGAATAGGTCCTGGAGAACCCGTTTACATCACTGACCAGCCCCTCTTTGTCGAACTCGGTCCCGGACTCATTGAATCGATTTATGACGGTATACAGAGACCTCTGGACATAATTCGTGAGCAGACCGGTGACAATATCAGCCGCGGCGTTGAAATCCCCGCACTGGAAAGAGACAAGAAATGGCATTTTAAACCCTCTCTGCGAAAAGGAGATAAAGTAATCCCGGGTGACATCATCGGTGAAGTGCAGGAAACCGTTCTTGTGAACCATAAAATTATGGTGCCCCATAATGTTGAAGGCACAATCCACAACATCAAAGAAGGTGAATTTCTGGTGACTGACACCATCTGTGAGGTCAAAACCGATAAAGAAATCGTTCCTTTGACCATGTTCCAGATATGGCCGGTTCGAAAACCGAGACCGTACAGGGAAAGGCTTGCACCGTCCATTATAATGTCCACTGGCCAGCGTGTCATCGACATGTTCTTTCCCATTGCAAAAGGAGGTACTGCCTGCTGTCCGGGTCCTTTCGGTACGGGGAAAACAGTTATTCAACATCAGCTGGCGAAATGGGCTGAGGCGGAAATCATCGTCTATATCGGATGCGGCGAACGCGGCAATGAAATGACCGACGTCTTAATGGAGTTTCCTGAATTGAAAGACCCGCGCTCCGGTGAATCATTGATGAAACGCACTGTTTTAATCGCGAACACCTCCAACATGCCGGTCGCGGCGCGTGAAGCTTCTGTTTACACCGGTATTACGATCGCTGAATACTTCAGGGATATGGGATACTCGGTCGCAGTGATGGCGGACTCGACCTCACGCTGGGCAGAAGCGATGAGAGAAATCTCCGGCAGATTGGAGGAGATGCCGGGAGAAGAAGGCTACCCTGCTTATCTCAGTGCAAAAGTCAGTTCGTTCTATGAGCGCGCCGGACGGGTGAAAGCGATCGGCAAGCCCGAAAGAGAAGGTGCTCTCAGTGTGATCGGAGCGGTCTCTCCACCGGGCGGCGATCTCTCTGACCCGGTCGTCCAGGCGACCCTGCGTGTCGTAAAAGTCTTCTGGAGTCTTGAAGATCGACTGGCTTATCAGCGTCACTTCCCGGCGATATCATGGTTAAACTCGTATTCCCTGTACATCGATGAAATAGCCGAAAGCGTGAATAAAGAAGTGGCGAAAGATTTCATTGATCTGTCAAAAGAAGCGATGCGTCTTCTGGAACAGGAAGCTGAATTGCAGGAAATCGTGCGACTCATCGGCGTCGACGCCCTGTCTCCGGAAGACAGATTGATCCTGGAAGGAGCACGTTCAATCCGCGAGGACTTTCTGCACCAGAACGCTTTCCATGAAATCGACACCTACGCCTCACTTAAAAAACAGTATAAAATGCTTTCCACCTGTCTGCTGAACTACAATAAAGCACGTGAAGCATTAAAAAGAGGAGTGTCATTCAACGATATTATAAAAATGGAAGTACGCAACAAGATTGCACGTATGAGATATTTACCTGAATCCGAGCTCGGAAAAATCGACGAATTACAGAATGAAGTCACCGAAGCCTTTTCGCGGCTCATAAAAGGGGAGAAGTTCAGTGAAGAGAATAAAGAACCAGAAAAAGTAAAAAATCGAGGAGCCAAGAAATGA
- the sucD gene encoding succinate--CoA ligase subunit alpha: MSILVNNDTKLVVQGITGRDGSFHTGQMLKYGTKVVAGVTPGKGGQKVEGVPVFNSVAEAVDKTGANTSVIFVPAKFSVSAIYEAVDAGIKLIVCISEGIPTIEMVKITAYLRDKDCRLVGPNSPGIVSPGEAKVGILPGHIFKKGPVGVISRSGTLTYEIVDHITKASLGQSTCIGIGGDPIIGTKFIDCLKLFAEDKNTEAVVIVGEIGGRDEQDTAEYVKKNFNKPVFGFIAGKTAPPDKRMGHAGAIISGTSGTAAEKIKVFKECGIKVGDTSAEVARLVKEALS, translated from the coding sequence ATGAGTATTTTGGTAAATAACGATACGAAACTCGTGGTTCAGGGGATAACCGGCAGAGACGGCAGCTTCCATACGGGACAGATGCTCAAGTATGGAACCAAGGTTGTCGCCGGGGTCACCCCGGGCAAAGGCGGTCAGAAGGTAGAAGGTGTGCCGGTCTTCAATTCCGTGGCTGAAGCAGTGGACAAAACCGGGGCGAATACCTCTGTGATCTTCGTGCCGGCGAAATTTTCAGTGAGTGCCATATATGAAGCCGTTGACGCCGGGATAAAATTGATTGTCTGTATCTCCGAAGGAATTCCTACCATCGAAATGGTGAAGATTACGGCTTATTTGAGAGATAAAGACTGCCGTCTGGTAGGTCCCAATTCACCGGGGATTGTCTCACCCGGCGAGGCAAAGGTCGGTATACTTCCGGGCCACATCTTCAAGAAAGGGCCCGTTGGCGTGATCTCACGCAGCGGCACCTTGACTTATGAGATTGTGGACCACATCACAAAAGCAAGCCTTGGCCAGTCTACCTGTATTGGAATCGGAGGCGACCCGATCATCGGCACTAAATTCATTGATTGTTTAAAGCTCTTTGCCGAAGACAAGAATACTGAGGCGGTGGTGATCGTCGGCGAGATCGGCGGACGGGATGAACAGGATACCGCGGAATATGTGAAGAAAAATTTCAATAAACCGGTATTCGGCTTTATCGCCGGAAAGACCGCTCCGCCGGATAAACGGATGGGACACGCAGGTGCGATCATCTCCGGCACGTCGGGTACAGCCGCTGAAAAGATAAAGGTCTTCAAGGAATGCGGCATCAAGGTGGGAGACACCTCTGCCGAGGTAGCTCGGCTCGTCAAAGAAGCCCTCTCCTGA
- a CDS encoding ADP-forming succinate--CoA ligase subunit beta, with the protein MKVHEYQAKEIFKKYGIPTPREKVCKSVEEVIAASKEIGIPCVIKAQVMVGGRGKAGGIKLAKNEAEVKEHAEKILGMEIKGLPVKKVLVSQAIDIDKEAYLGIINDRTAKKTVVMVCKEGGVEIEEVARKNPEAIYKVYADPLVGLLPHKARQVGFFLYNEPKSAFACASITEKLYRMFIELDSSLAEINPLVLDKNGEMIALDAKINFDDNGLYRHPEIEAMRDRESEDENELLARERDLSYVKLSGNIGCVVNGAGLAMATMDLVKHFGGEPANFLDIGGSSSPEKVKNALEILLKDQNVKVIFFNIFGGITRCDDVANGILQAKKELNIQQPIVARLTGTNEEKAMEILKEAGLIFAQSMDEGAKKAIELLKR; encoded by the coding sequence TTGAAGGTTCATGAATATCAGGCAAAGGAAATTTTTAAGAAGTATGGTATTCCGACGCCGCGGGAAAAGGTCTGCAAAAGCGTGGAAGAAGTTATTGCGGCTTCCAAGGAGATCGGTATTCCCTGTGTGATAAAAGCCCAGGTCATGGTCGGCGGCAGAGGTAAAGCAGGTGGAATAAAACTTGCAAAGAACGAAGCAGAGGTCAAAGAACATGCTGAGAAAATCCTCGGCATGGAGATAAAAGGGCTGCCGGTGAAAAAGGTCCTTGTTTCCCAGGCGATCGACATCGATAAAGAAGCGTATCTCGGAATCATCAACGACCGCACCGCCAAAAAGACCGTGGTGATGGTGTGTAAAGAAGGCGGTGTGGAGATTGAAGAGGTCGCCCGTAAAAATCCCGAAGCGATATATAAGGTGTATGCCGACCCGTTAGTCGGACTCTTACCGCACAAGGCACGCCAGGTCGGTTTCTTTCTCTACAATGAACCGAAATCCGCATTCGCCTGTGCTTCGATTACAGAAAAATTATACCGGATGTTTATTGAACTCGACTCCTCTCTTGCCGAAATAAATCCGCTCGTGCTCGATAAAAACGGTGAGATGATCGCCCTGGATGCAAAGATTAACTTCGACGACAACGGCCTTTACCGCCATCCTGAGATTGAAGCGATGCGTGACCGTGAAAGTGAAGACGAGAACGAACTACTCGCACGGGAAAGAGACCTCTCGTATGTAAAACTTTCCGGAAACATCGGCTGCGTTGTGAATGGAGCCGGACTCGCTATGGCGACGATGGACCTGGTCAAGCACTTCGGCGGTGAACCGGCGAACTTCCTTGATATCGGAGGATCTTCGTCACCTGAAAAAGTAAAGAACGCCCTTGAAATCCTTCTTAAGGATCAGAACGTCAAGGTTATCTTCTTCAACATATTCGGCGGCATCACTCGATGTGACGACGTCGCGAACGGTATCCTGCAGGCGAAAAAGGAATTAAATATCCAACAACCGATTGTCGCACGACTGACCGGAACGAATGAAGAAAAAGCGATGGAGATTCTAAAAGAAGCCGGCCTCATCTTCGCTCAATCAATGGATGAAGGTGCAAAAAAAGCAATTGAATTGCTGAAGAGATGA
- a CDS encoding V-type ATP synthase subunit B — translation MIKEYSSILDVAGPLLLVEGVEGAKYEELVEIYTHTGEKKRGRVLEVDGDKALVQIFEGSTGIDVQHCRVRFLGRTLHIGVSQDMLGRIFDGLGRPKDGGPEIIPEAMLDINGAPINPTARDYPNEFIQTGISSIDGINTLVRGQKLPIFSGSGLPHNRVAAQIVRQSKVLGSEEEFAVVFGAMGITFEEANFFIQDFSKSGALERVVLFLNLADDPAIERVSTPRVAFTVAEYLAFEKGLHILVILSDMTNYAEALREISAARKEIPGRRGYPGYLYTDLATIYERSGRIKDKKGSITLIPILSMPEDDKTHPIPDLTGYITEGQIILSRSLYRKKVSPPVDVQQSLSRLKDKGIGKGKTREDHADLFNQLIACYARGKEAAELAVILGEAALSDLDKIYLKFAQQFEEEYISQGEYENRTIEETLNLGWKLLRTVPRAEMKRVRDEYLERYYDKAEGLD, via the coding sequence ATGATAAAAGAATATAGCAGTATCCTTGACGTCGCAGGTCCTCTTTTATTGGTTGAAGGGGTAGAGGGTGCAAAGTACGAAGAGCTGGTTGAAATCTACACCCATACCGGAGAAAAGAAAAGAGGAAGGGTGCTGGAAGTAGACGGTGATAAAGCCCTGGTTCAAATATTCGAAGGTTCCACCGGCATTGACGTCCAGCACTGCCGCGTGCGCTTTCTCGGCAGGACACTCCACATCGGAGTATCACAGGATATGCTCGGCAGAATCTTTGACGGACTCGGCAGACCGAAAGACGGCGGGCCTGAAATCATCCCTGAAGCGATGCTTGACATAAACGGTGCGCCGATAAACCCGACGGCGCGTGATTATCCCAACGAATTCATCCAGACCGGGATATCCTCGATAGACGGTATAAACACTCTGGTGCGTGGACAGAAGCTGCCTATATTTTCCGGTTCAGGGCTGCCTCACAACCGTGTCGCCGCTCAGATCGTCCGTCAATCAAAGGTTCTCGGCTCTGAAGAAGAGTTCGCCGTTGTCTTCGGAGCGATGGGTATTACCTTTGAAGAAGCCAATTTCTTTATTCAGGACTTCTCAAAATCAGGGGCGCTTGAAAGGGTGGTCTTGTTTTTGAATCTGGCGGATGATCCGGCGATCGAACGGGTATCCACCCCACGTGTTGCCTTTACCGTTGCAGAGTATCTCGCCTTTGAAAAGGGACTTCACATTCTCGTCATCCTTTCTGATATGACCAATTACGCCGAAGCCCTGCGTGAAATTTCTGCAGCCCGCAAGGAAATTCCGGGAAGACGCGGTTACCCGGGTTATCTCTATACCGACCTCGCAACGATCTACGAGCGCTCAGGCAGAATAAAAGACAAGAAAGGTTCCATCACACTCATTCCGATTCTCTCAATGCCCGAGGACGACAAAACCCATCCGATTCCTGACCTGACCGGCTATATCACTGAAGGGCAGATCATTCTCTCACGTTCTCTCTATCGAAAAAAGGTCTCACCGCCCGTGGACGTCCAGCAGTCCCTGTCGCGACTGAAGGATAAAGGAATCGGCAAAGGAAAAACGCGGGAAGACCATGCCGACCTGTTCAATCAATTAATCGCCTGCTATGCACGTGGTAAAGAAGCCGCTGAGCTGGCGGTTATTCTCGGTGAAGCCGCCCTTTCAGACCTGGATAAGATTTATCTGAAATTCGCGCAACAGTTTGAAGAAGAATATATTTCACAGGGTGAATACGAAAACAGAACCATTGAAGAGACCCTCAATCTCGGATGGAAGCTCCTGCGTACTGTACCGCGTGCGGAAATGAAGCGTGTCCGTGATGAATATCTTGAAAGATATTATGATAAAGCAGAAGGTTTAGATTAA